In Hyla sarda isolate aHylSar1 unplaced genomic scaffold, aHylSar1.hap1 scaffold_1246, whole genome shotgun sequence, the genomic stretch TACATGTCCAATTCCCCCCCATTAcatgtccaatcttcccaattttaCGACCAATCCCCCATTACATGACCAATCCCCACATTACATGTCCAATCCCCCATTACATGTCCAatacccccatttcatgtcctatCCCCCCATTACATGACCAATCCCCCCCATTTCACTTCCAATCTCCCCCATTCATGTCCAATTCCCCCATTACATGTCCAATCCCCCCATGTCATGTCCAATTCCCCATTACATGTCCAATCCCCTAATTTCATGTCTAATACCCACATTACatgaccaacccccccccccatttcatgacCAATCCCCCATTACATGTCCAATACCTCCATTTCATTTCCCATTCCcctatttcatgtccaatcccccccaattgtcacctccccccccccatgtcacatctcccctggTCGTCGCCAAAGGTAATTTTCTCAGGGGGCCATGATAATTGTGGTGATTATTATATGTCGTGGTGGTTATTATATGTCATGATGATCATTATATGTCATAGTGATTATTATATATTGTGGTGATTATTATATGTTGTGGTGATtgtaaggagatctgatcttatctaagtacccctggtaccgaacttcggtggtagcttgatttaagtctttatctggatccaggagaatgaatctaccagaaataacacgtaacaacagtttgtctggtcaaattcactctagtttattcagtagtccgtaagcacataatataggggggggggggttgcacccctccttccgtcactcaaatatttggtataatctctagcctataatattaggtatacggaggtttctgagagaattcatgggagagacagatgatcgagaaagccataacacatgtaagaataggaagtcctaatatggttaattaaccttcgcggctacattcctagcaaagagataacattacatgctgacaggataaagacactgtgtgatggatacaatacagtaaccccttcaatcccctcttagaaccttatattattttatactatacGGTTCTCCTTTCTTTACCTTCCTTTTTCTGTAGAGTTTTAGGTATTGCATGTATCCACTGGGTGTAGTGTCTTCATTAGCCAATGAGGGCGTGGCCTGGTAAAATGTGGCCGTGGCATTGGCGACTCCCTTTTCTAGCAACCTCCTAATACATGGTATCACACATAGAGAAAATGCAGCAATAACTATAATGATTACAAGAATGATAATACCTAATTGTGTTAATCATGTTTCCAGTTAGTAAACCATCCAAAATATTGATCCCAGGGATCTGTAATACCTGAGTTCTTTTTTAGTTCGGCAGACAGGTCCTCTAACTTTTATATTGCAATAGTTACTTTCCCATTGGGACCAGTGTTGTTGGGTATGAAGGTGCAGCATGATGTAGGATCCACAAGCACTTTGCACACCCCACCTTTTTCTGCCAGAATCATATCTAAGACCATTCTGTTCTGAAATGTCATAATGGAATCAGCTTGGAGCTGCTCTGCAACACCTCGTAACGCATCCCTTGTGTAGTTTACAAACCTTTGTTGATTATAGTAAATgtaattaatccagtctacatttttgttcacagtgattatagaaaggatagatTCAAAGCCCGCAGCGACTTGATTCCTGGCTTTGAACTCATCAGGGACCCCTCTTGGGACCCCTATTGTGTCTATGTATACATGTGGATGGACGCTACCTGCAGGTGTTGACCTCTTTATCCTTTTTGTGGCAGAGATTACGTGTTCTCCCCCTTCTGTGAATATGTGAATGTTCATAATGGCTTTAGCTAGATCCCACTCTCCTTTCCACTTGCCCTCTAGCTTGAACCTTATTTTACCATCGCCACAGATCCAGTAAATGTCACCTATTGAAAAAACTTGGTTCTGAGTGAGTGACACTTCTACAGAGCTATAACTAGCACAATATCTCTTTGTAAAGTTCTTTCTATTGATATCTTCCTTTTCTCCCCTATAGCATGTGTAATTCCCTGGGTATATGTGTATACCTGCCCCTGAGTGTGGGGTCTCTGTTAGCAAAGGGTATTTCATTTTCCAGGTTCCGCAATCAGTGTCATTATTAGAAATTAACTGCCAGAACTCATGGAGACTTTCGCTTAGTtgggggtcagggctgtctgcccccgtttgtACCCCTTCTTCGCCTAGTtgggggtcagggctgtctgcccccgtttgtACCCCTTTTCCGCCTTTTTCGAGGTCAAGGCTGTCTGCCTCCATTAGTACCTCTCTTTTCTTCAACAGCATGATCCTTGTGGCGTGGATCCAGGTGGGTGACTGCTCAGTGAGGACCGCTGTTTTGGTGATGGAGACTACCTCGGTGGGTTGTCCGTAGATGAAGCTCCCCGGCTTCTTTCCCTTCTGGAGGGCCTTGACAATCACCTGGTCTCCTACCCGGAATGGGTGAGTTGGTTCCTGTGGAAGAGAGGGAGATTTACAAGCaactttttcttcagttttactGAGGACCTTGATCAGATTAATAACATACTCATCTCTGATCAGGTCCAAATCCCCTTCCTGTATCACTAGGGGGGCGCTGTGCCCAGGGTGTAGGGAAGGGCCTATCCATTAGAATTTCAAATGGTGACAACCCTAGCTTCTTATTAGGTGTCATTCTGATCTCTGCAAGTATTATGGGCAGGATTTGTTTCCATTTTTCGAATGTTCCAGCAGTGGCCTTCCTAAGTTTGTCTTTCACTGTTCTGTTCATCCGTTCCACGACCCCTGAACTCTCTGGGTGATATGGAATATGGAATTTCCACTCCACCTGTAACAGTCTTACTATCTCCTTGTTGAGCTTTGAGGTGAAGGCCGGCCCACGGTCTGATTCAATGACCAGAGGACAGCCCCACCTTGGGACTATCTGTTGGGTCAGGATTTTGGCTCTAGTTTTAGCATCCTCTGACTTTGTAGGAAAGACTTCTGGCCATCTGGAGAACATGTCCACTATCACTAATGCATATTCctgttttccttttgttttaggtATATGCGTGTAATCCACCTGCAAGTGAGTGAATGGTGTAGTGGGGTAGTCAAGGTGTTGGTGAGGAATCATCAATGGGTTGTTAGGATTGTTTCTCAAACATGTGATGCATCTGTGTATGTAGTCTGTGACTAACTGCTTGGCATCAGTGATGTAGAAACATCAGTAGAGAGACTCAAGGTTGTGAAGGGAAAAGCATGTGAAGCAGCGTGAGGAATGTAGGATTAGCAGAGCTGAAACTGTATAAAAATGTGCAATGAAGACAGATGCGTTGTGTTTTGGTAGGCACGGCTTCCCCTCTTTGCAGATCAATcctgtttttggatttttcagCAAAATTGGATAGCACCAATCTTTGTGCTGACATGTGCTGTGTATGTACACCTTTAAGTAAGCCTACAACATCATGTGTGGTGTGCAGGAAGGTCAAGTGTCCCAGGGTAATAGGAGTTGTCAGTTCTACCTTCATTGCACAGGCTGCAAGGGAAcgcagacatgccggcatcccctgtacAGAGGTGGacatcacctttgagaaaaatGCACAAGGACGTAACTTGCCTCCATGTTCTTGTGTCAGTAACCCTgccatggttttacaattttGGCGTGCAAACATGTGAAAAGGCATTTTATAGTCAGGGAGGCCAAGCCCCGGACTCGACATGAGCGAACATTTCAAGTAATCAAATGCATCATACATTCCAGGAGACCATTTCACCAAATCTGGACTCTGTTCCAGAGTGGCTTGCCTCAGAACATTGTCATAGTAGGAGCAATCAGGGATCCATTGTCTACAGTAGTTTATCATACCAAGGAAGGAAAGCATTTCTTTCTTGGTgtgcggggtgaccaggcccgcaATAGACTTGACCCTTTCTGTGCTGATTCTCCTTTCTCCCTTCGTGAGGACAAACCCTAAATATTTCACCTGCGTTTTACACCATTGCATTTTCTTAAGTGCCACTTTGTGACCACATCCTGATAACCATTGTAACAGTGATAAACCATCCTGAATGCTGGCCTCCGCTGTCATGCTACATAACAACAAATCATCGACATATTGCAGCAGCACagaaccttgggggggggggtaccatggTTTTAATGTGGCTTGGAGGACTATGCTGTACACAACAGGTGAATCAGCATATCCCTGGGGCATTCTGCCAGTTGACGTCCgtcaaaggaaaaaacaaaaagtggTCTGGTCGCCTTATCAACTGGGATAGAaaagaaagcattcttcagatcTATCGCACTGAAATAGACAGCGTCTGCAGGAATGGCAGAAAGAAGTGAATTGACATCTGGGACAATAGGAGCAATAGGCACAATGATGTTGTTTATTGCCCTCAAATCCTGTACAAAGCGGCGTACCATCTGCCTTTGTCACTGGATTGACGGGCGTGCTGTAGGGTGAAATCACCTCTTCCAGGATTCCTTTTTCTAGGAATTCTTCTATCATTGTCCTAAGTCCATCAAGTTATTCTCTTAAAAGGGGGTATTGTTTCTGATATACAGGTGTACTGCCTTCCCTTGGGGTAGCTTTGTATGGTGTGCAATCAATGAGCCCTGTGTCATAGTCCCCATTTGCCCACAGTGATGGGTCTATGTCCCCTGGCTCTGGGTGTTCCTGTATGTTTGTAAAGATCAGTGGAGTTACAATGGGCAAAGCATCAGAGTATATACTGATACCGTTGTATTCAACTGTGAGCTGCAATCCCAGCTTTACAAACAGATCTCTCCCAAGAAGACTCACGGGGCACTCAGGTATAATGCTGAAAGTGTGATCTGTAATGTATTCCCTGTCAATGGTCTCTAGATCTATGGGCTTTTTTATAAGGTGCTGTCCTGCTGTTAGAAAAGGGGAAAACATTTTAACTTCTTCACTTGCTTCTTGTTTGTCATACATACTGCGGGTCTGGACCCCCCCACTAGTAACTCCTTGAGCACCAGCGTCCTTatctcttcctgcagctccctcccctccctcctgCTAAAGGTTGTGGCTGGGATCTCTCCTAGTTATGACTGCTGTGACTGCATCTTCTTCATCTGGAGTCAACACTGGGTACTGAGGCACTACTGGAGGGGGTCTGTTATATGGTGAAGGGGGTGGTGGTGGAAATTCTATCTCATGACGGGACCTATCATCTTTGGGACAGCTGTGGTTCTTATTCCTTTTCTTATTACCTGCATCATACCAATGGGGGGCTATTTCTAGCCACTGCTCCCCTCCGTTGGACATATAATCCATGTCCCAGGAAGGGTCCGCATCGAAATGCGGCCAGGCTGCCTTATCACCCAGACATAGTCCTTTGACCATATCCATATGATACACACTATTGTCACCGTCTCTGGGGAATGGATCTGCAGCATCCATTACCTcagtccagcctgctgaatcgtcTACCCATGGATTGATCAGGTAATAGTTTTTTGGACTAACACGGGTTACATAACATTTGCAAGTTTCCCCTGGCTCTGGTTTAGGGTACTTAGTTTTAGAGCCTTTTGCTCCCATGTTAGTATGTTTGGTTTTGGAGTGCGATCATACAATCACTGTCAGGACTGGCTGTACTGAGCCGCAGAGGCTCCGACAATTCCTGTCAACTGATCAGCGGACTCGTGTCTTAATGTTTGCTCACTCTCCCAAAACCCCTATCGACTAGTTCTGTTTTGAGCCGCCACTTGCGTTCACCGGTCTCTGGGTCAACAGATTGTCTCCTAGCCAGAGGGGTGGGGCGTCTTGCAGCTCTCCACAACGCATGCAATTTTACACAGTCAATGATGTTAGTACAAAAAAATCACAGTGAGATTTGACCGTACACTTACCACCCGGTCAACGTCTCACACAAACAAATGATCTTATCACTTCTAAAATTTCTTATTATTACAAACTACATATATATAAGAGTTAAATCAAGCTTGTAACCTTCTGTTCCCCAAACAGCTTCTTTTAGTTTTAAGTGCACTTATCTCTGACTAAGGTGATATGGGGCTCCCGGAGCACCTCTTATAATCACCTATGACTCCCTGAGCCTTTGTCTATTGTGTCCCTGACACTCTGTGTCCCAGACACAGCAACCCCCCGAAGTTTCTAAGTAAATGGTTCTACTTACTTGGATCGAGACGCTGTCAGTGCCCTCGGATCAGACAGAGGATAAAACAGATATCCCTCATACGGATCCGGGGATGACTTTCtcgatcccggacgagcccccagattgtaaggagatctgatcttatctaagtacccctggtaccgaacttcggtggtagcttgatttaagtctttatctggatccaggagaatgaatctaccagaaataacacataacaacagtttgtctggtcaaattcactctagtttattcagtagtccgtaagcacataatataggggggggggggttgcacccctccttccgtcactcaaatatttggtataatctctagcctataatattaggtatacggaggtttctgagagaattcatgggagagacagatgatcgagaaagccataacacatgtaagaataggaagtcctaatatggttaattaaccttcgcggctacattccgagcaaagagataacattacatgctgacaggataaagacactgtgtgatggatacaatacagtaaccccttcagtgatTATTATATTTTGTGGTGATTATTATATGTCATGATGATCATTATATGTCATAGTGATTATTATATATTGTGGTGATTATTATATGTTGTGGTGATTATTATATGTTGTGGTGATTATTATATGTCGTGGTGATTATTATATGTTGTggttattattatatattgtagtgattattatatgttgtggtgattattatatgttgtggtgattattatatgtcgtggtgattattatatgttgtggttattattatatattgtaGTGATTATTATATTTTGTGGTGATTATTATATGTCATGATGATCATTATATGTCATAGTGATTATTATATATTGTGGTGATTATTATATGTTGTGGTGATTATTATATGTTGTggttattattatatattgtggTGATTATTATATCCCGTAGTGATTATTATATATTGTGGTGATTATTATAtgttgtgatgattattatatgttgtgatgattattatatgttGTGGTGATTATTATATGTCATGATGCTCATTATATGTCTTAGTGATTATCATATATTGTGGTGATTATTATATGTTGTGGTTATTATTATATGTCGTGGTGATTATTATATGTTGTGGTGATTATTATATGTTGTggttattattatatattgtggTGATTATTATATGTCGTGGTGATTATTATATGTCGTGGTGATCATTATATGTTGTGGTGATCATTATATGTTGTGATCATTATATGTTGTGGTTATTATTATATGTCGTAGTTATTATTATATGTCGTAGTGATTATTATATGTTGTGGTGATCATTATATGTTGTGGTTATTATTATATGTCGTGGTGATTATTATATGTCGTGGTTATTATTATATGTTGTGGTTATTATTATATGTTGTGGTGATTATTATATGTTGTggttattattatatattgtggtgattattatatgttgtggttattattatatattgtggtgattattatatgtggtgattattatatattgtggtgattattatatgtcgtggtgattattatatgtcatggtgattattatatattgtggttattattatatattgtggTGATTATTATATGTCGTGGTGATTATTATATATTGTGGTGATTATTATATGTTGTGGTTATTATTATATGTCGTAGTGATTATTATATATTGTGGTGATCATTATATGTTGTGGTGATCATTATATGTTGTGATTATTATATGTCGTGGTGATTATTATATGTCATGATGATCATTATATGTCGTAGTGATTATTATATATTGTGGTGATCATTATATGTTGTGGTGATCATTATATGTTGTGCTGATCATTATGTGTTGTGATTATTATATGTCGTGGTGATTATTATATGTCATGATGATCATTATATGTCGTAGTGATTATTATATATTGTGGGAATTATTATATGTTGTGGTGATTATTATATGTTGTGGTGATTATTGTATGTTGTggttattattatatattgtggTGATCATTATACTGTATGTCGTAGTGATTATTACCGGTATATGTTGTGGTGATTATTATATGTTGTGGTGATTATTATATGTTGTGGTTATTATTATATGTTGTGGTGATTATTATATGTCGTGGTGATTATTATATGTCGTAGTGATTATTATATATTGTGGTGATTATTATATGTTGTGGTTATTATTATATGTTGTGGTGATTATTATATGTCGTGGTGATTATTATATATTGTGGTGATTATTATATGTTGTGgttattattatatactgtggTGATTATTATATGTTGTGGTGATTATTATATATTGTGGTGATTATTATATGTTGGGGTGATTATTATATATTGTGGGAATTATTATATGTTGTGGTTATTATTATATGTTGTGGTGATTATTGTATGTTGTggttattattatatattgtggTGATCATTATACTGTATGTCGTAGTGATTATTACCGGTATATGTTGTGGTGATTATTATATGTTGTGGTGATTATTATATGTTGTGGTTATTATTATATGTTGTGGTGATTATTATATGTCGTGGTGATTATTATATGTCGTAGTGATTATTATATATTGTGGTGATTATTATATGTTGTGGTTATTATTATATGTTGTGGTGATTATTATATGTCGTGGTGATTATTATATATTGTGGTGATTATTATATGTTGTggttattattatatattgtggTGATTATTATATGTTGTGGTGATTATTATATATTGTGGTGATTATTATATGTTGTGGTGATTATTATATATTGTGGTGATTATTATATGTTGTGGTGATTATTATATATTGTGGTGATTATTATATGTTGTGGTTATTATTATATGTCGTAGTGATTATTATATATTGTGGGGATCATTATATGTCGTGGTGATCATCATATGTCATGGTGATCATTATATGTCGTAGTGATTATTATATATTGTGGTGATTATTATATGTTGTGGTTATTATTATATGTTGTGGTGATCATTATATGTTGTGGTGATTATTATATATTGTGGTGATTATTATATGTTGTGGTGATCATTATATGTTGTGGTGATTATTATATGTTGTGGTGATCATTATATGTCGTGGTAATTATTATATGTTGTGGTGATTGTTATATGTTGTGGTGATCATTATATGTTGTGGTGATTATTATATGTCGTAGTAATTATTATATGTCGTGGTGATTATTATATGTCGTGGTGATTATTATATGTCGTGGTGATTATTATATGTTGTGGTTATTATTATATGTTGGGGTGATTATTATATGTTGTGGGGATCATTATATGTCGTAGTGATTATTATATGTTGTGGGGATTATTATATGTCGTGGTGATTATTATATGTTGTGGTGAGTATTATATGTTGTGGTGATTGTTATCTGTCGTGGTGATTATTACATGTCCAATCCCCCCCAATTGTcacctccccccccatgtcacatctcccctggTCGTCGCCAAAGGTAATTTTCTCAGGGGGCCATGATAATATGTTGTGGTGATTATTATATGTCGTGGTGGTTATTATATGTCATGATGATCATTATATGTCGTAGTGATTATTATATATTGTGGTGATTATTATATGTTGTGATGATTATATGTTGTGGTAATTATTATATGTCATGATGCTCCTTATATGTCTTAGTGATTATCATATATTGTGGTGATTATTATATGTTGTGGTTATTATTATATGTCGTGGTGATTATTATATGTTGTGGTGATTATTATATGTTGTGGTGATTATTATATGTCGTGGTGATTATTATATGTCGTAGTGATCATTATATGTCGTGGTAATTATTATAAGTTGTGGTGATTATTAAATGTCATGGTGAATATTATATGTCGTAGTGATCATTATATGTCGTGGTAATTATTATATGTTGTGGTGATTATTATATGTTGTGATTATCATTATATGTTGTGGTGATTGTTATATGTTGTGGTGATCATTATATGTTGTGGTGATTATTATATGTCGTAGTAATTATTATATGTCGTGGTGATTATTATATGTCGTGGTGATTATTATATGTTGTGGTTATTATTatatgttgttgttattattatatgtTGTGGGGATTATTATATGTCGTGGGGATTATTATATGTTGTGGTGAGTATTATATGTTGTGGTGATTGTTATCTGTCGTGGTGATTATTACATATTGTGGGGATTATTATATATTGTGGTGATTATTATATGTCGTGGTGATTATTATATGTTGTGGTGATCATTATATGTCGTGGTGATTATTATATGTTGTGGTGATTATTTTATGTTGTGGTGATTATTTTATGTCGTGGTGATTATTATATGTTGTGGTGATAATTATATGTCGTTTGATTATTATATGTTGTGGTGATTATTTTATGTTGTGGTGATTATTATATGTCGTGGTGATTATTATATGTTGTGGTGATTATTATATGTCGTAGTGATCATTATATGTCGTAGTGATTATTATATGTTGTGGTGATTATTATATCTCGTGGGGATTATTATATGTTGTGGTGATCATTATATGTCGTGTGATTATTATATGTT encodes the following:
- the LOC130303811 gene encoding uncharacterized protein LOC130303811, translating into MLLKKREVLMEADSLDLEKGGKGVQTGADSPDPQLGEEGVQTGADSPDPQLSESLHEFWQLISNNDTDCGTWKMKYPLLTETPHSGAGIHIYPGNYTCYRGEKEDINRKNFTKRYCASYSSVEVSLTQNQVFSIGDIYWICGDGKIRFKLEGKWKGEWDLAKAIMNIHIFTEGGEHVISATKRIKRSTPAGSVHPHVYIDTIGVPRGVPDEFKARNQVAAGFESILSIITVNKNVDWINYIYYNQQRFVNYTRDALRGVAEQLQADSIMTFQNRMVLDMILAEKGGVCKVLVDPTSCCTFIPNNTGPNGKVTIAI